The Comamonas sp. GB3 AK4-5 genome includes a region encoding these proteins:
- a CDS encoding tripartite tricarboxylate transporter substrate binding protein: MSKSAPRRKGWVLWTGAALLLAAGLWQAGTGMASLRKDRPLTIVVTFPPGGGTDLLARKLGAALQARTGQTVVVENRPGASGNIGAREVAQAPADGHTLLMVNSAFAINPGVYRQLDFDPRKDFKAVFNVGTIASVLVVPQTSALWQLSDALAMARASRPLAFASCGNGTPQHLAGEMLAQGTDTAWQHVPYKGCGPAVLAVAAGQVPMAVVTASSAAPLMAAGRVRAIATTAPARLAQWPELPTVAEQGLPGFALEQWHGLLAPAGMPDATIQHWHAALRQQLDDPDMQLALQAQGYTLVMQSAAEFAALIQADMERYAATTQSLDLQMD, from the coding sequence ATGAGCAAGTCGGCTCCAAGGCGTAAGGGTTGGGTGCTGTGGACGGGCGCTGCACTCTTGCTCGCGGCCGGTCTGTGGCAGGCCGGCACAGGCATGGCGTCCTTGCGCAAAGACCGGCCTTTGACCATCGTGGTCACGTTTCCGCCCGGGGGCGGCACCGACTTGCTGGCACGCAAGCTGGGCGCCGCGCTGCAGGCGCGCACCGGCCAGACCGTGGTGGTGGAAAACCGCCCCGGCGCCAGTGGCAACATCGGTGCGCGCGAGGTGGCCCAGGCCCCGGCAGACGGCCACACCTTGTTGATGGTCAACAGCGCGTTTGCCATCAACCCCGGCGTTTACCGGCAACTGGACTTTGATCCGCGCAAGGACTTCAAGGCTGTCTTCAACGTCGGCACCATTGCCTCGGTGCTGGTGGTGCCGCAGACCAGTGCGCTTTGGCAGCTGTCCGATGCGCTGGCCATGGCAAGGGCCTCCCGGCCCCTGGCCTTTGCCAGCTGCGGCAATGGCACGCCCCAGCATCTGGCCGGTGAAATGCTGGCCCAGGGCACAGACACGGCTTGGCAGCATGTGCCCTACAAGGGCTGCGGGCCAGCCGTGCTGGCCGTGGCTGCCGGCCAGGTGCCCATGGCCGTGGTCACGGCCAGCAGCGCGGCACCGCTGATGGCGGCCGGCCGGGTGCGTGCCATTGCCACCACGGCACCAGCCCGGCTGGCGCAATGGCCCGAGCTGCCCACCGTGGCCGAGCAAGGTCTGCCCGGTTTTGCGCTGGAGCAGTGGCATGGCCTGCTGGCCCCTGCCGGCATGCCCGACGCCACCATCCAGCATTGGCATGCGGCATTGCGGCAGCAACTGGACGATCCCGACATGCAGCTGGCCCTGCAAGCCCAGGGCTATACCCTGGTGATGCAATCGGCAGCGGAATTTGCGGCGCTGATCCAGGCAGACATGGAGCGCTACGCAGCGACCACGCAGTCCCTGGATCTGCAGATGGACTGA
- a CDS encoding RNA polymerase sigma factor yields the protein MGLATASSTDTLGSPAGHAADGPWRRLVAAHQHRLRHFIYRHIGHADDAEELVQQAFVEAVHGYYGFRKEAELSTWLYGIAKNLVRNYLSRAPQRRYEFVSDEVLLETMDTAPGPDDVLECQQALRRLNQALRELPQNMQQVLWLVGVEKLSYEAAAQQLSVPTGTVRSRVSRARSALQTRLGGLPY from the coding sequence GTGGGTCTCGCCACCGCTTCAAGCACGGATACCTTGGGCTCGCCTGCGGGGCATGCCGCCGACGGCCCCTGGCGCCGCCTGGTGGCGGCACACCAGCACAGGCTGCGTCACTTCATCTACCGCCATATCGGCCATGCAGATGACGCGGAAGAACTGGTCCAGCAGGCTTTTGTGGAAGCGGTCCATGGTTATTACGGCTTCCGAAAGGAGGCCGAGCTTTCGACATGGCTCTACGGCATCGCCAAGAATCTGGTGCGCAATTACCTGTCGCGGGCGCCGCAGCGGCGCTATGAGTTCGTGAGTGACGAGGTCTTGCTGGAAACAATGGACACCGCTCCCGGCCCGGACGATGTGCTGGAATGCCAGCAGGCATTGCGGCGGCTGAACCAGGCGTTGCGGGAGTTGCCGCAGAACATGCAGCAAGTCCTGTGGCTGGTGGGGGTGGAGAAGCTGTCGTATGAAGCTGCGGCGCAGCAGCTGTCTGTGCCGACGGGGACGGTGCGCAGCCGGGTCTCACGGGCGCGCAGTGCGCTGCAAACAAGGCTGGGGGGCTTGCCATACTGA
- the nadC gene encoding carboxylating nicotinate-nucleotide diphosphorylase: MSINKFAALPIPSLPEVMLEPLVRMALLEDLGRAGDLTTDSIVPADASDALRLVARQEGVLAGLDLARLAFGFMDRQMAFDLVCGDGTRLQPGMEIARIRGKSRAILSAERTALNYLCHLSGVASATHSIAQAIAGFGTRVTCTRKTMPGLRALQKYAVRVGGGSNHRFGLDDAVLIKDNHIALAGDVATAVARARAGVGHMVKIELEVDTLEQLEVALSLGVDVVLLDNMDLDQLRQAVAMCRGRAITEASGRITPETAPEVAATGVDQIAVGWLTHSARVLDIGLDA, encoded by the coding sequence ATGAGCATTAATAAATTTGCAGCCCTCCCGATTCCATCCCTGCCCGAGGTGATGCTGGAGCCGCTGGTGCGCATGGCCCTGCTGGAAGACCTGGGCCGTGCCGGAGACCTGACCACGGACAGCATTGTTCCCGCCGATGCCTCGGACGCCCTGCGCCTGGTGGCGCGCCAGGAAGGTGTGCTGGCCGGTCTGGACCTGGCCCGCCTGGCCTTTGGGTTCATGGACCGGCAGATGGCGTTCGACCTGGTCTGTGGTGACGGCACGCGGCTTCAGCCTGGCATGGAGATTGCGCGCATACGCGGCAAAAGCCGTGCCATCCTCAGCGCGGAGCGCACGGCGCTGAACTATCTCTGCCATCTGAGTGGTGTGGCCTCGGCCACGCATTCCATTGCCCAGGCGATTGCAGGCTTTGGCACCCGTGTGACCTGCACGCGCAAGACTATGCCCGGTCTGCGGGCGCTGCAAAAGTACGCCGTGCGCGTGGGCGGCGGCAGCAACCACCGCTTCGGCCTGGACGATGCCGTGCTGATCAAGGACAACCACATCGCCCTGGCCGGTGATGTGGCCACGGCCGTGGCGCGGGCCAGGGCCGGCGTGGGCCATATGGTGAAGATCGAGCTGGAAGTGGACACGCTGGAACAGCTGGAAGTGGCGCTCTCGCTGGGGGTGGATGTGGTGCTGCTGGACAATATGGATCTGGACCAGCTGCGCCAGGCCGTGGCCATGTGCCGGGGCCGGGCCATCACCGAGGCCTCGGGCCGCATCACGCCCGAAACCGCGCCGGAAGTGGCTGCCACGGGGGTCGACCAGATCGCCGTGGGCTGGTTGACGCACAGCGCCCGTGTGCTCGACATCGGCCTCGACGCATAA
- the ychF gene encoding redox-regulated ATPase YchF: protein MSLKCGIVGLPNVGKSTLFNALTKAGIAAENYPFCTIEPNTGVVEVPDPRLDQLAQIITPERIVPAIVEFVDIAGLVAGASKGEGLGNQFLAHIRETDAIVNVVRCFEDPNVIHVANKVDPISDIEVIQTELCLADLATVDKALNRYSKAAKSGNDKEAAKLVSLLTPIQAVLNEGKPARVVPVSKEDAPLLKQFCLITAKPAMFVGNVSEDGFENNPLLDSLKAYADAQGAPVVAICAKIEAEMSEMSDEDRDMFLQELGLQEPGLNRLIRAGFKLLGLQTYFTAGVKEVRAWTVPVGATAPQAAGVIHGDFERGFIRAQTIAFDDFIQFKGEQGAKDAGKMRAEGKEYIVKDGDVLNFLFNV from the coding sequence ATGAGCCTCAAATGCGGCATCGTGGGCCTGCCCAATGTGGGCAAGTCCACCCTGTTCAACGCCCTGACCAAGGCCGGCATCGCCGCCGAGAACTATCCCTTCTGCACCATCGAGCCCAATACCGGCGTGGTGGAAGTGCCCGATCCCCGTCTGGACCAGCTGGCCCAGATCATCACCCCCGAGCGCATCGTGCCGGCGATTGTGGAGTTTGTGGACATCGCGGGCCTGGTGGCCGGTGCCTCCAAGGGTGAAGGCCTGGGCAACCAGTTCCTGGCCCATATCCGCGAGACCGACGCCATCGTCAATGTGGTGCGCTGCTTTGAAGACCCCAACGTGATCCACGTGGCCAACAAGGTGGATCCGATTTCCGACATCGAAGTCATCCAGACCGAGTTGTGCCTGGCCGACCTGGCCACGGTGGACAAGGCGCTGAACCGCTACAGCAAGGCCGCCAAGTCGGGCAATGACAAGGAGGCCGCCAAGCTGGTGTCCCTGCTCACCCCCATCCAGGCCGTGCTCAACGAAGGCAAGCCTGCACGCGTTGTGCCGGTCTCCAAGGAAGACGCCCCTCTGCTCAAGCAGTTCTGCCTGATCACGGCCAAGCCCGCCATGTTTGTGGGCAATGTGTCCGAAGACGGTTTCGAAAACAACCCGCTGCTCGACAGCCTCAAGGCCTATGCGGATGCACAAGGCGCACCGGTGGTGGCCATCTGCGCCAAGATCGAGGCCGAAATGTCGGAGATGAGCGACGAAGACCGTGACATGTTCCTGCAAGAGCTGGGTCTGCAGGAGCCGGGCCTGAACCGCCTGATCCGCGCCGGCTTCAAGCTGCTGGGCCTGCAAACCTATTTCACCGCAGGTGTGAAGGAAGTGCGCGCCTGGACCGTGCCCGTGGGTGCCACCGCGCCCCAGGCCGCAGGCGTGATCCACGGTGACTTCGAGCGCGGCTTCATCCGTGCCCAGACCATTGCCTTTGACGACTTCATCCAGTTCAAGGGCGAGCAGGGCGCCAAGGACGCGGGCAAGATGCGCGCCGAAGGCAAGGAATACATCGTCAAGGACGGCGATGTGCTGAACTTCTTGTTCAACGTCTGA
- the orn gene encoding oligoribonuclease, which translates to MPDAALNETPVLAKSDLNLVWLDCEMTGLQPETDRLIEIAVVITNADLSVRVEGPVFAIHQSDELLNGMDAWNKGTHGRSGLIDRVKASTISEADAEKQLIAFLSKYVPKGKVPMCGNSIGQDRRFLVRYMPKLEAYFHYRNVDVSTLKELARRWKPGVVNGFKKAQRHTALADVLESIDELAHYRAHFLAL; encoded by the coding sequence ATGCCTGATGCCGCTTTGAATGAAACCCCTGTGCTGGCCAAGTCCGATCTGAACTTGGTCTGGCTGGACTGTGAAATGACAGGGCTGCAGCCCGAAACCGACCGCCTGATCGAGATCGCCGTGGTCATTACCAATGCCGATTTGTCGGTGCGTGTGGAAGGCCCTGTGTTTGCGATCCACCAAAGCGATGAGCTTCTCAACGGCATGGATGCCTGGAACAAGGGCACGCATGGGCGCAGCGGCCTGATCGACCGGGTCAAGGCGTCCACTATCAGCGAAGCCGATGCCGAAAAGCAGCTGATTGCCTTTCTGTCCAAATATGTGCCCAAGGGCAAGGTGCCCATGTGCGGCAACAGCATCGGTCAGGACCGCCGTTTTCTGGTGCGCTACATGCCCAAGCTGGAAGCCTATTTTCACTACCGCAATGTGGATGTCAGCACGCTCAAGGAGCTGGCCCGTCGCTGGAAACCCGGCGTGGTCAATGGCTTCAAGAAAGCCCAGCGCCACACCGCCCTGGCCGATGTGCTGGAGTCCATCGACGAGCTGGCGCATTACCGGGCGCATTTCCTGGCGCTCTAA
- a CDS encoding DEAD/DEAH box helicase, with translation MNDTLLEQGIAAPAVSDLPSEASQLDALLADQDNEIDAAVAEPEAENGFVKLGLAPELVQAVADLGYTQPTAVQQKAIPLAMGEGADANGFIDLMVSSQTGSGKTAAFLLPVLNTLIQQRADADAEAKAEFDRQCAEAAARGEPTPKRAKRKDPTNARNFKAAVPGALVLCPTRELAQQVAHDAIELVKHCRGLRIANVVGGIPYQLQIAKLQNADLVVATPGRLLDLQRSMQIKLDKVQFLVVDEADRMLDLGFSDDLAEVNQMTSQRKQTMMFSATFAPRVQQLAMRVMHDNGAGVKKVTVDTPQEKHASIKQVLFWADNAQHKRKLLDHWLRDSSINQAIVFASTQVECDGLATDLQQEGFSAVALHGALSQGLRNRRLMALRNGQVQILVATDVAARGIDVPTITHVFNYGLPMKAEDYTHRIGRTGRAGREGTAVTFAEFRDRRRVFDIEGYTRQQFKAEVLPGLEPQQRFPAAGERDGRRGGGGGGGGRGGFAGRRDGEGYGRKQGFGGDRGGFGGGGGRGGFGGDRERSFGGDRGGFGGREREGFAPRGEQRGFGGNDRGGERRSFGGDRPERSFGGDRGGFAGRDGGAPRGEQRSFGGDRPERSFGGGDRGGFGGGRDREGFAPRGDSRGFGGKSAAPKPYAPRDNGAGRGGKGFSRNER, from the coding sequence ATGAACGACACACTCCTTGAGCAGGGCATTGCTGCGCCTGCCGTATCCGATTTGCCTTCTGAAGCATCGCAACTGGACGCCTTGCTGGCCGACCAAGATAACGAAATTGACGCCGCTGTTGCGGAACCCGAAGCCGAAAACGGCTTTGTGAAGCTGGGCCTGGCTCCTGAGCTGGTGCAGGCTGTGGCTGACCTGGGCTACACCCAGCCCACCGCTGTCCAGCAAAAAGCCATTCCCCTGGCCATGGGCGAAGGCGCTGATGCCAACGGCTTCATCGACCTGATGGTTTCCAGCCAGACCGGCTCGGGCAAGACGGCTGCTTTCCTGCTGCCTGTGCTCAACACCCTGATCCAGCAGCGCGCCGACGCCGATGCTGAAGCCAAGGCCGAGTTCGACCGCCAATGCGCTGAAGCTGCTGCCCGTGGTGAACCCACGCCCAAGCGCGCCAAGCGCAAGGACCCTACCAACGCCCGCAACTTCAAGGCTGCCGTGCCCGGCGCCCTGGTGCTGTGCCCCACGCGTGAGCTGGCCCAGCAGGTGGCGCATGACGCCATCGAACTGGTCAAGCACTGCCGTGGCCTGCGCATTGCCAACGTGGTGGGCGGTATTCCTTACCAGCTGCAAATCGCCAAGCTGCAAAACGCCGATCTGGTGGTGGCAACGCCTGGCCGTCTGCTGGACCTGCAGCGCTCGATGCAGATCAAGCTGGACAAGGTGCAGTTCCTGGTGGTCGACGAAGCCGACCGCATGCTGGACCTGGGCTTCTCCGACGACCTGGCCGAAGTCAACCAAATGACTTCCCAGCGCAAGCAGACCATGATGTTCAGCGCCACGTTCGCTCCCCGCGTTCAGCAGCTGGCCATGCGTGTGATGCACGACAACGGCGCCGGCGTGAAGAAGGTGACCGTGGACACCCCGCAGGAAAAGCACGCCAGCATCAAGCAGGTGCTGTTCTGGGCTGACAACGCCCAGCACAAGCGCAAGCTGCTGGACCACTGGCTGCGTGACTCCTCCATCAACCAGGCCATCGTGTTCGCTTCCACCCAGGTGGAGTGCGACGGTCTGGCAACCGATCTGCAGCAAGAAGGCTTCTCTGCCGTGGCACTGCACGGTGCGCTGAGCCAGGGCCTGCGCAACCGCCGCCTGATGGCGCTGCGCAATGGCCAGGTGCAGATCTTGGTGGCTACTGATGTGGCGGCACGCGGTATCGACGTGCCCACCATCACCCACGTGTTCAACTACGGCCTGCCCATGAAGGCCGAAGACTACACCCACCGTATCGGCCGTACCGGCCGTGCGGGCCGCGAAGGTACGGCCGTGACGTTTGCGGAGTTCCGCGACCGTCGCCGTGTGTTCGACATCGAAGGCTATACCCGCCAGCAATTCAAGGCCGAAGTGCTGCCAGGCCTGGAGCCCCAGCAACGCTTCCCCGCAGCCGGTGAGCGCGATGGCCGCCGTGGCGGTGGTGGCGGCGGCGGTGGCCGTGGTGGTTTTGCCGGTCGCCGTGATGGCGAAGGCTATGGCCGCAAGCAAGGCTTTGGTGGTGATCGTGGCGGTTTCGGCGGTGGCGGTGGTCGTGGTGGCTTCGGCGGCGATCGTGAACGCAGCTTCGGCGGTGATCGCGGTGGTTTTGGCGGCCGTGAGCGCGAAGGCTTTGCCCCGCGTGGTGAGCAGCGTGGCTTCGGCGGCAATGACCGCGGTGGCGAGCGTCGCAGCTTCGGTGGTGACCGTCCTGAGCGCAGCTTTGGTGGTGATCGCGGTGGCTTTGCCGGCCGTGACGGTGGTGCACCGCGTGGCGAACAGCGCAGCTTTGGCGGCGACCGTCCGGAGCGCAGCTTTGGTGGTGGTGACCGTGGTGGCTTCGGCGGTGGCCGTGACCGTGAGGGCTTTGCCCCCCGTGGCGACAGCCGCGGCTTTGGCGGCAAGTCGGCTGCTCCCAAGCCTTATGCACCGCGTGACAACGGCGCAGGCCGTGGCGGCAAGGGCTTTTCGCGCAACGAACGTTGA